In Astyanax mexicanus isolate ESR-SI-001 chromosome 17, AstMex3_surface, whole genome shotgun sequence, a single window of DNA contains:
- the hspb9l gene encoding heat shock protein beta-11 has protein sequence MLCPSTFQSPLSPFMDFHWPVRSLWPETRPLFFQIEQEMIRHMQEMRHNLEFMDRLHRRIFDEIDHVAPSVTFKPISFQLGGEGDRFALNLDTKDFHPEELSVKQVGRKLRVSGKTEKKQDDGKGSYSYRCQEFRQEFDLPEGVNPEAVTCSLNNGQLQIQAPKESSAGEKERVVPITYTAAVKSPPPAVKSPPIPEVQEVPEDSSPKN, from the coding sequence ATGCTTTGCCCCAGCACATTTCAGTCTCCACTCAGCCCCTTCATGGACTTCCACTGGCCAGTACGTAGCCTCTGGCCCGAGACCAGGCCTCTCTTCTTCCAGATCGAGCAGGAAATGATCAGACACATGCAAGAGATGAGGCACAACCTGGAGTTCATGGACCGCCTCCACAGGAGGATCTTCGACGAGATCGACCACGTCGCCCCTTCCGTAACCTTCAAACCAATCTCATTCCAGCTGGGAGGAGAAGGCGACCGCTTTGCACTGAATCTGGACACCAAAGACTTCCACCCAGAGGAGCTGTCCGTCAAGCAAGTGGGCAGAAAGCTGCGAGTGAGCGGCAAGACGGAGAAAAAGCAGGACGACGGAAAGGGATCGTACTCTTACAGATGCCAGGAGTTCCGTCAGGAGTTCGACCTTCCCGAGGGTGTGAATCCCGAGGCGGTGACCTGCTCTTTAAATAACGGCCAGCTGCAGATACAGGCGCCCAAAGAGAGCTCTGCTGGTGAAAAGGAGAGAGTGGTACCCATCACATACACTGCTGCGGTGAAAAGCCCACCGCCGGCTGTGAAGAGCCCACCAATACCCGAGGTCCAGGAGGTCCCAGAAGATTCCTCCCCAAAAAACTGA
- the zgc:103482 gene encoding intracellular hyaluronan-binding protein 4 isoform X1 has translation MSPVPATVGMKELLEEMPDSGFGCAVANRFGKLLDDESDPFDLLYQAQAQQERKKKKEELKKPQAAPSRAGKKESQRERKAPTPTPASAPARPAAGERESAAGARSVAGQKRTVRGPAEERVERRVAFNEPRFNEGNDSLGYSIERPSEPYDRAYRGRGGGRGRGARGGVYSRSADGFDPRGKREFERHSGSDRANVRPEEKRGGSGPRNWGSMRDHVNAVADVTPDVTEEVGEGEEAADAADTDAENQPLETEEVIEVAIEMSLDEWKALQEQSRPKAEFNIRKAETKVPSKAVVIHKSKRAKENANDLSEDDASFRRPANDITFQLEINFGSLGRPARGGRGGARGGRGRGAAAPPQRSPEKLLGTAPNPDDPEDFPALA, from the exons ATGAGTCCCGTACCGGCCACTGTTGGGATGAAGGAGCTGCTGGAGGAGATGCCTGACTCCGGGTTCGGGTGCGCCGTGGCGAACCGCTTCGGGAAGCTTCTGGATGATGAGTCGGATCCGTTCGACCTGCTGTACCAGGCCCAGGCGCAGCAGGAGcggaaaaagaagaaagaggagcTGAAGAAGCCCCAAGCTGCTCCCAGCAGAGCCGGGAAGAAGGAGTCTCAGCGGGAGAGGAAGGCTCCGACTCCGACTCCGGCTTCGGCTCCGGCCCGACCTGCTGCCGGGGAGAGGGAGAGCGCCGCCGGGGCGCGGAGTGTAGCAG GTCAGAAGCGTACAGTTCGTGGTCCAGCTGAAGAGAGGGTGGAGAGACGCGTGGCCTTCAATGAACCCAGGTTCAACGAGGGCAACGATTCCCTCGGGTACTCCATTGAGAG GCCCTCAGAGCCGTATGACAGAGCTTATCGAGGGAGAGGAGGTGGAAGGGGGCGTGGTGCTCGAGGTGGTGTATATTCCAGGTCTGCTGATGGCTTCGATCCAAGGGGGAAGAGGGAGTTTGAGCGCCACAGTGGCAGTGACCGAGC GAATGTTCGTCCTGAGGAGAAGAGGGGAGGCAGTGGCCCTCGCAACTGGGGGTCCATGAGAGACCATGTGAA TGCAGTGGCTGACGTGACTCCTGATGTGACTGAGGAAGTTGGTGAAGGCGAAGAAGCAGCAGATGCAGCAGATACTGATGCAGAAAACCA GCCTCTTGAAACTGAAGAAGTAATTGAGGTTGCCATAGAGATGTCTCTGGATGAATGGAAGGCTCTGCAGGAACAAAGTCGACCCAAGGCGGAGTTCAACATCCGGAAGGCAGAGACCAAGGTCCCCTCAAAGGCTGTGGTGATCCACAAGTCTAAGCGTGCTAAG gagaatGCAAATGATTTGAGCGAGGATGATGCGAGCTTTCGGCGCCCTGCTAACGACATCACCTTCCAATTAGAGATCAACTTTGGCAGTCTGGGACGGCCGGCTCGAGGGGGTAGAGGAGGAGCGCGAGGGGGCCGGGGTCGTGGGGCGGCTGCTCCTCCCCAAAGATCACCTGAAAAGTTGCTTGGCACG GCTCCAAACCCAGATGACCCTGAGGATTTCCCTGCGCTGGCCTAA
- the zgc:103482 gene encoding intracellular hyaluronan-binding protein 4 isoform X2: protein MSPVPATVGMKELLEEMPDSGFGCAVANRFGKLLDDESDPFDLLYQAQAQQERKKKKEELKKPQAAPSRAGKKESQRERKAPTPTPASAPARPAAGERESAAGARSVAGQKRTVRGPAEERVERRVAFNEPRFNEGNDSLGPSEPYDRAYRGRGGGRGRGARGGVYSRSADGFDPRGKREFERHSGSDRANVRPEEKRGGSGPRNWGSMRDHVNAVADVTPDVTEEVGEGEEAADAADTDAENQPLETEEVIEVAIEMSLDEWKALQEQSRPKAEFNIRKAETKVPSKAVVIHKSKRAKENANDLSEDDASFRRPANDITFQLEINFGSLGRPARGGRGGARGGRGRGAAAPPQRSPEKLLGTAPNPDDPEDFPALA, encoded by the exons ATGAGTCCCGTACCGGCCACTGTTGGGATGAAGGAGCTGCTGGAGGAGATGCCTGACTCCGGGTTCGGGTGCGCCGTGGCGAACCGCTTCGGGAAGCTTCTGGATGATGAGTCGGATCCGTTCGACCTGCTGTACCAGGCCCAGGCGCAGCAGGAGcggaaaaagaagaaagaggagcTGAAGAAGCCCCAAGCTGCTCCCAGCAGAGCCGGGAAGAAGGAGTCTCAGCGGGAGAGGAAGGCTCCGACTCCGACTCCGGCTTCGGCTCCGGCCCGACCTGCTGCCGGGGAGAGGGAGAGCGCCGCCGGGGCGCGGAGTGTAGCAG GTCAGAAGCGTACAGTTCGTGGTCCAGCTGAAGAGAGGGTGGAGAGACGCGTGGCCTTCAATGAACCCAGGTTCAACGAGGGCAACGATTCCCTCGG GCCCTCAGAGCCGTATGACAGAGCTTATCGAGGGAGAGGAGGTGGAAGGGGGCGTGGTGCTCGAGGTGGTGTATATTCCAGGTCTGCTGATGGCTTCGATCCAAGGGGGAAGAGGGAGTTTGAGCGCCACAGTGGCAGTGACCGAGC GAATGTTCGTCCTGAGGAGAAGAGGGGAGGCAGTGGCCCTCGCAACTGGGGGTCCATGAGAGACCATGTGAA TGCAGTGGCTGACGTGACTCCTGATGTGACTGAGGAAGTTGGTGAAGGCGAAGAAGCAGCAGATGCAGCAGATACTGATGCAGAAAACCA GCCTCTTGAAACTGAAGAAGTAATTGAGGTTGCCATAGAGATGTCTCTGGATGAATGGAAGGCTCTGCAGGAACAAAGTCGACCCAAGGCGGAGTTCAACATCCGGAAGGCAGAGACCAAGGTCCCCTCAAAGGCTGTGGTGATCCACAAGTCTAAGCGTGCTAAG gagaatGCAAATGATTTGAGCGAGGATGATGCGAGCTTTCGGCGCCCTGCTAACGACATCACCTTCCAATTAGAGATCAACTTTGGCAGTCTGGGACGGCCGGCTCGAGGGGGTAGAGGAGGAGCGCGAGGGGGCCGGGGTCGTGGGGCGGCTGCTCCTCCCCAAAGATCACCTGAAAAGTTGCTTGGCACG GCTCCAAACCCAGATGACCCTGAGGATTTCCCTGCGCTGGCCTAA